Proteins co-encoded in one Schistocerca cancellata isolate TAMUIC-IGC-003103 chromosome 5, iqSchCanc2.1, whole genome shotgun sequence genomic window:
- the LOC126187403 gene encoding RNA-binding protein 1-like, whose product MSRYRDWDLSCKVFVGNLGSSASKYEIESAFSKYGRLRDVWLARNPPGFAFVQFEDPRDAEDAVRGLDGIRMCGSRVRVEMSTGRSRRSAGGDRRGRSRSRTPRRRSYSRSRSRSASPRRSRGDSRDRR is encoded by the coding sequence ATGTCTCGCTACAGAGATTGGGATTTGTCATGCAAAGTGTTTGTGGGAAATCTGGGAAGTAGCGCTTCCAAATATGAAATTGAATCCGCTTTCAGTAAGTATGGGCGTCTTAGAGATGTTTGGCTAGCGAGAAACCCACCTGGGTTTGCCTTTGTGCAGTTTGAAGACCCGAGAGACGCTGAAGATGCTGTTCGGGGTCTCGACGGTATTAGAATGTGTGGCTCCCGCGTAAGGGTGGAGATGTCAACAGGGAGAAGCCGAAGAAGTGCCGGTGGTGATCGTCGTGGTCGTTCAAGATCCCGAACACCACGACGTCGTTCTTACAGCCGATCCAGATCCCGAAGTGCATCACCGAGACGTTCTCGTGGAGATTCACGAGACAGAAGataa